In the genome of uncultured Paludibaculum sp., the window AAGCGGGCGGCATACTGACCGAAAAGGTCGTTCAGGCGCACGCCCTCGTCCAGCAGAAGGTGCTCTTCCCTGAGCCCTGCTATGTCTTTGAGGAGACCGAAGAATAGAACACGAATCGTCACGCTAAGCGCCATGGTACCAGACGCCTTTACATACTTTGCGGTTTCGGCCACCGCTACTATATGTGTGTGGACACAACCGTTCCCGAGGCTTCTGAGGTTCGTTTTCGCGTCCGCTACGCGGAAACCGACCAGATGGGCGTGGTCTACCACGCGAATTACCTGATCTGGATGGAGATGGCGCGCACCGAGCTCTGCCGCGTGCGCGGCGTCCGCTACCGCGATATCGAGGCCAATGATGGCCTGATCATGGTCGTGGCCGAGGCCAACTGCCGCTACCACCAACCGGCCCACTACGACGACGAAGTGGTCGCCCAGGCCATCATCAAACACGCGCATCCGCGCATGATCACCTTCGCCTACAAGATCCTGAGCAAGGAAGGCGCGCTGCTGGCCACCGGCGAAACCCGCCATCTCTTTCTGAAGGACGGACGGCCCGTCAAGGTGCCGGCCAAATACTTCCAGCTCTTTGGGTTAGCATGATCTCCCGCCGGGCACTGCTGAGTCTGCTCGCGCCCTCCACCGCCTGCTCGGTAGCCCTGCGTGTCCCCGATGGAGCCGTGCTGCGCTGTGACGATCGTCAGCGCGCCACCCAGCAATGGGCGCCGCCCGGATCCGCCATTAAACCGCTCACCTGGATGAACCTGCCGCGCCGCGTGCCCGCCCGCTGCACCCATCCATTCTTCGTCGGCGGTCGCCGGCTCGACTGCACGCATGTGCCGGTCCTGACCATGGTGGATGGGGAAATGGCGCTGGCCGCCAGCTGCAATGCCTGGTTCGCCGAAATGGCCAGGAGTCTCGATCCGCGTCTCTTCCACCACAAGCTCCTGCAGTACGGCGCCCGTGCCAGACTGACTACACGACTTGAGGATCTGCAACTGCAGGCGCTCGGCCTGGAAGGAGTAGAATTCACCGTGATGGGCTTGGCCAAAGCTTACCTGCAGGTCGCTACGTCTCCAGATCCGATCCTCCAGACCGGACTTGAGCGCGCGGTCACCGAGGGCACCGGACAACTGGCCGCCTTGGCCCACCTCCAGGTCGCCGGCAAGACTGGAACCACCAGTGAAGGATCGTGGTTCGCGGGCTACGCTCCGTCGCGCAACCCGAGGGTGGTCGTGGTTGCCCATACCAGGCTCGGCCATGGCGCAACCGACGCCGCGCCGGCCGCTCGTGAGATCTTCGAATGGTGGCAGCGCACCGCATCGTCGCACTGATCGTGGCCGTGCTGCCGTTGGCGGCGCAGGCGGTCAAGGTCCGCTTGGCGGACAAGGGAATAGTACGCGTCAATCTCGAGGAGTATGTCGGCTGGGTGCTGGCGGGAGAAGCCGGCGGCATGAAGTCCGACGAAGCGCTCAAGGCGATGGCCGTTGTCATACGAACGTATGCGCGAGCCAACCAGACCCGGCATCTGGCCCAGGGCTTCAACTACTGCGAAACCACCCACTGCCAGGATGCGCGGGTGGGTGCCGTCACCACCCGGTTGCGGTCCGCCGTCGATGCAACAGAGGGCGTGATTCTGTGGAGCAATGGACGGCCAGCCACGGTTTTCTATACCGGACATTGCGGTGGAAGAACAGCGGCCGCGAGCGAGATCTGGCCCACCGCCCGACGCGCCTATTTGCCAAGCCAGGAGGACACCTACTGCCTGTCGGCTGGCCGGAACCCCTGGACTGCCAAGCTGGCCTGGACGGACCTGTCAAGAATCCTAGGGTTGCCTGGTCTGCAGGAGATGGAGGTGCAGTCCCGCACCGCCTCCGGTCGGGCGCTATCTCTTAGAACCAATAGGGGCTTAGTGAGTGCGGAGCGGCTTCATCTGCTGGTTGGCCGGGACATGGGCTGGAACTTCATGCGAAGCCGCAACTATGA includes:
- a CDS encoding SpoIID/LytB domain-containing protein is translated as MVAAHRIVALIVAVLPLAAQAVKVRLADKGIVRVNLEEYVGWVLAGEAGGMKSDEALKAMAVVIRTYARANQTRHLAQGFNYCETTHCQDARVGAVTTRLRSAVDATEGVILWSNGRPATVFYTGHCGGRTAAASEIWPTARRAYLPSQEDTYCLSAGRNPWTAKLAWTDLSRILGLPGLQEMEVQSRTASGRALSLRTNRGLVSAERLHLLVGRDMGWNFMRSRNYEVEPAEKYAIFRGFGTGHGVGLCQIGAEQRGKAGFKWDQILQAYFPGTRAGISAQDIQWQVLRGERVDVWSAGAPGDETLPLKADKALAEAERLTGLKVAKRVVVRVYPNVSTYRDTTGESGKTAAVTRGRVIHMQPRTADALRHEMIHVVLGLNSRTPLALWLDEGLADYLTGGSTYPAERAKVDALVRKNSLQWVLDDREQIK
- a CDS encoding penicillin-binding transpeptidase domain-containing protein, whose product is MISRRALLSLLAPSTACSVALRVPDGAVLRCDDRQRATQQWAPPGSAIKPLTWMNLPRRVPARCTHPFFVGGRRLDCTHVPVLTMVDGEMALAASCNAWFAEMARSLDPRLFHHKLLQYGARARLTTRLEDLQLQALGLEGVEFTVMGLAKAYLQVATSPDPILQTGLERAVTEGTGQLAALAHLQVAGKTGTTSEGSWFAGYAPSRNPRVVVVAHTRLGHGATDAAPAAREIFEWWQRTASSH
- a CDS encoding thioesterase family protein, giving the protein MDTTVPEASEVRFRVRYAETDQMGVVYHANYLIWMEMARTELCRVRGVRYRDIEANDGLIMVVAEANCRYHQPAHYDDEVVAQAIIKHAHPRMITFAYKILSKEGALLATGETRHLFLKDGRPVKVPAKYFQLFGLA